In Candidatus Palauibacter scopulicola, one DNA window encodes the following:
- a CDS encoding DUF1552 domain-containing protein, producing the protein VEDRARRRRTDRSILDWIMGEVSGLKRDLGATDQRRLDQYLDNIREIERRIERIEAYNTSGETREIPEAPPGVPDDFAEHVHLMFDLQALAFQSDLTRVFSFKLGRDGSGRVYPGSGVDAGFHPASHHGGREERVIDYEKINRYHVSMMPYLLEKLASIEEPDGNLLDKSMILYGSPMGDSNLHNHKRCPLFVVGKAGGELEGNMHIKAPDGTPMANVMLSLMHKLGLEDMESFGDSTGDFSFSAVAQD; encoded by the coding sequence GGTCGAGGACCGGGCCCGGCGCCGGCGCACCGATCGCAGCATCCTCGACTGGATCATGGGCGAGGTCAGCGGCCTCAAGCGCGATCTGGGGGCCACGGACCAGCGGCGGCTGGACCAGTATCTCGACAACATCCGCGAGATCGAGCGTCGCATCGAGCGCATCGAGGCGTACAACACGAGCGGTGAGACGCGCGAGATTCCCGAGGCGCCGCCGGGCGTGCCGGATGACTTCGCCGAGCATGTCCATCTGATGTTCGACCTGCAGGCGCTGGCCTTCCAGTCGGACCTGACGCGCGTGTTCTCGTTCAAGCTGGGCCGCGACGGGTCGGGCCGCGTGTATCCGGGCAGCGGCGTGGACGCCGGCTTCCATCCCGCCTCGCACCACGGCGGCCGCGAGGAGCGGGTGATCGACTACGAGAAGATCAACCGCTACCACGTGAGCATGATGCCGTACCTGCTCGAGAAGCTGGCCAGCATCGAGGAGCCCGACGGGAACCTGCTCGACAAGAGCATGATCCTGTACGGCTCGCCGATGGGCGACTCGAACCTGCACAACCACAAGCGTTGTCCGCTGTTCGTGGTCGGGAAGGCCGGCGGCGAACTCGAAGGCAACATGCACATCAAGGCGCCGGACGGGACGCCGATGGCCAACGTGATGCTGAGCCTGATGCACAAGCTCGGCCTCGAGGACATGGAGAGCTTCGGCGACAGCACCGGCGACTTCTCGTTCTCGGCGGTCGCGCAGGACTGA
- a CDS encoding ankyrin repeat domain-containing protein, which produces MLKRIGKAGLRAGVLVAFCATTLWAAVATDAPVAEAAAQGDLEAVRTLLRDGADVNASQGDGMTALHWAALRGDAEMLSVLVYAGANVASTTRLGAYTPLHLASRDGRADAVALLLEAGSDANALTTTGATPLHFAAAGGDVPTLTSLLEAGAEVDAREGANGQTPLIFSAAAGRLEAVQALIAHGADVSVASHVLDFVEKARTDSEARGRRREVLTAIRKAEAEARGETVEVGITRTDTPSGQEPTRREAADRADRDQSGTAPATQGAGATPGQEPVAAAPEETPAEEPAEAQGEDPPEAEEAPEEEAADEAEEAEETEKAEEAEEAEEVEEPAEPAPRPLSYSDIVGKQGGMTALHYAVREGHFETVRTLVAAGADVDGRTEGDLSTPLVVATVNGHYDLAAWLLEQGADPNLASEDGVAPLYATIANRWAPKALYPQPTAFRQQELDYMELMEMLLAAGADPNARVNTHIWYSAYNFDLLGVNFSGATPFWRAAKALDIPAMEMLVAAGADPHMPTRKAPERRRRRPADEEEEEDPSGLPPVEVGGPGIPPLVAAAGYGYGRSRTGNQHRHRPDEWMATARYLVEELGADVNGRDSDGFGALHYAAARGDNELIEYLVGKGADPLIVARSGQTTVDMANGPIQRVQPFFETIALLESMGAKNNNNCLSC; this is translated from the coding sequence ATGTTGAAGAGAATCGGTAAGGCCGGACTTCGGGCGGGGGTCCTCGTCGCGTTCTGCGCGACCACGCTGTGGGCTGCCGTGGCGACGGACGCGCCCGTCGCCGAGGCGGCGGCGCAGGGAGACCTCGAGGCGGTCCGCACGCTCCTCCGGGACGGGGCCGATGTAAACGCGTCCCAGGGCGACGGGATGACGGCGCTGCACTGGGCGGCCCTGCGGGGCGACGCGGAGATGCTGTCGGTGCTCGTCTACGCCGGGGCCAACGTCGCGTCGACCACGCGCCTCGGTGCCTACACGCCGCTCCACCTCGCGAGCCGGGATGGCCGGGCCGACGCGGTCGCCCTCCTGCTCGAGGCCGGCAGCGATGCCAACGCGCTGACGACGACCGGTGCTACGCCGCTCCACTTCGCCGCGGCGGGCGGGGATGTGCCGACCCTCACGAGCCTGCTTGAGGCCGGAGCCGAGGTCGACGCACGCGAGGGGGCCAACGGCCAGACGCCGCTCATCTTCTCGGCCGCCGCTGGCCGCCTGGAGGCCGTGCAGGCCTTGATCGCACACGGCGCCGACGTGTCGGTCGCGTCCCACGTCCTGGACTTCGTCGAGAAGGCGCGCACGGACAGCGAAGCCCGAGGTCGGCGGCGCGAGGTACTCACGGCGATTCGGAAGGCTGAAGCGGAAGCTCGCGGCGAGACCGTGGAGGTCGGGATCACCCGCACGGACACGCCGTCCGGCCAGGAGCCGACGCGGCGCGAGGCGGCCGACCGGGCGGATCGCGACCAGAGCGGCACAGCCCCCGCGACGCAGGGCGCCGGCGCGACGCCCGGCCAGGAGCCGGTGGCCGCCGCACCGGAGGAAACGCCGGCGGAGGAGCCTGCCGAAGCCCAGGGCGAGGATCCGCCCGAGGCCGAAGAGGCCCCCGAGGAAGAGGCTGCGGACGAGGCGGAGGAAGCCGAGGAGACTGAAAAGGCCGAAGAGGCCGAAGAGGCCGAAGAGGTCGAGGAGCCGGCGGAGCCCGCGCCGCGGCCGCTGAGCTACAGCGATATCGTCGGCAAGCAGGGCGGCATGACCGCGCTCCACTACGCGGTTCGCGAAGGCCACTTCGAAACGGTCCGGACGCTCGTCGCGGCGGGTGCCGACGTCGATGGCCGCACCGAGGGCGACCTGAGCACCCCGCTCGTCGTCGCCACCGTGAACGGGCACTACGACCTCGCGGCCTGGCTGCTCGAGCAGGGGGCGGACCCGAACCTGGCCAGCGAAGACGGGGTGGCGCCGCTCTATGCGACGATCGCCAACCGCTGGGCCCCCAAGGCGCTGTACCCGCAGCCCACCGCGTTCCGCCAGCAGGAACTCGACTACATGGAGCTGATGGAGATGCTCCTCGCGGCCGGGGCGGATCCGAACGCGCGCGTGAACACGCACATCTGGTACTCCGCGTACAACTTCGACCTGCTGGGCGTGAACTTCAGCGGCGCGACGCCCTTCTGGCGCGCCGCGAAGGCGCTCGACATCCCGGCCATGGAAATGCTCGTGGCCGCCGGGGCCGACCCGCACATGCCGACCCGGAAGGCGCCCGAGCGTCGCCGCCGTCGGCCCGCCGACGAGGAAGAGGAAGAGGATCCGAGCGGACTGCCGCCCGTCGAGGTCGGAGGTCCGGGCATCCCGCCTCTCGTCGCCGCCGCGGGATACGGCTACGGACGCTCACGCACCGGCAACCAGCACCGGCACCGACCCGATGAATGGATGGCCACGGCCAGGTACCTCGTCGAAGAGTTGGGCGCGGACGTCAACGGCCGCGACTCGGACGGGTTCGGCGCGCTGCACTACGCCGCGGCGCGCGGCGACAACGAGCTGATCGAGTACCTCGTCGGGAAGGGCGCCGACCCGCTCATCGTGGCCCGCAGCGGCCAGACGACGGTCGACATGGCGAACGGCCCGATCCAGCGCGTGCAGCCGTTCTTCGAGACGATCGCGCTCCTTGAGAGCATGGGCGCGAAGAACAACAACAACTGCCTCAGCTGCTGA
- a CDS encoding type II toxin-antitoxin system HicB family antitoxin, with translation MMEYRGYRAAVEFDDSSNVLHGRVINSGPYPIATFEATDTTQLREEFHRSIDEYLAWCEEDGVEPKRPFSGKLNVRLGSELHAAVAAAAAARETSINSWIVDAVRERTRAPYRTDND, from the coding sequence ATGATGGAATACAGGGGATACCGGGCCGCGGTGGAGTTCGACGACTCGAGCAATGTCCTCCACGGGCGGGTGATCAACAGCGGTCCGTATCCGATCGCGACGTTCGAGGCGACGGACACGACACAGCTACGCGAGGAGTTTCACCGCTCCATCGATGAATACCTTGCCTGGTGCGAGGAAGACGGCGTCGAACCGAAGCGGCCCTTCTCCGGCAAGCTGAACGTGCGACTCGGGTCGGAGCTTCACGCCGCCGTCGCGGCGGCGGCGGCAGCGCGCGAGACGAGCATCAACTCCTGGATCGTGGACGCCGTGCGAGAACGAACCCGCGCCCCCTATCGGACCGACAACGACTGA
- a CDS encoding VOC family protein: protein MLVVRDVAASSAWYVELFGFVSGRGGHHFERLLASDGSIELMLHHREFKAHPGMTDPEEGTPGRGVLLYFYTEDAQAVFERARAMGADCLDEPHVNPNARSIEFTLRDPDGYPISVSQRLPRDD, encoded by the coding sequence ATGCTCGTCGTACGAGACGTGGCGGCGAGTTCAGCCTGGTACGTCGAACTCTTCGGCTTCGTGAGCGGTCGGGGAGGCCATCACTTCGAGCGGCTCCTGGCGTCGGACGGAAGCATCGAACTGATGCTCCACCACCGGGAATTCAAGGCCCACCCGGGGATGACGGATCCGGAAGAAGGGACGCCGGGCCGCGGCGTCCTGCTCTACTTCTACACGGAGGACGCGCAAGCCGTGTTCGAGCGCGCCCGCGCCATGGGGGCCGACTGCCTCGATGAGCCGCACGTGAACCCGAACGCCCGCTCCATCGAGTTCACCCTCCGCGACCCCGACGGCTACCCGATCTCCGTCTCCCAGCGCCTCCCGCGCGACGACTAA
- a CDS encoding creatininase family protein, whose product MRKSRFILPLLAVFAVSASALGGQQRNMSPEERARLAAERERQVQEELVSERPIEAFDTVWIEEMTWMEVRDAMAAGKTTAIITTGGIEQNGPYLATGKHNYVLQGACEGVARELGNALCAPVVKLVPEGDIDEPSGHMRYPGTISLRQETFEAVLDDVASSLKAHGFEHIILFGDSGGNQSGMEAVAARLNERWYDAQAHFIPEFYRYRDVHEWMNTELGIFETDPEGIHDDFVITAIMMTEDPTTVRYDERVAAGRASINGVSIAPKEEAIATGRKLLQFRVDATVKAIRASIEASMADAGR is encoded by the coding sequence ATGAGAAAGTCCCGATTCATCCTCCCCCTGCTCGCGGTGTTCGCGGTCTCCGCCTCGGCGCTGGGGGGCCAGCAGCGGAACATGTCGCCGGAAGAGCGCGCCCGGCTGGCCGCCGAGCGTGAGCGCCAGGTGCAGGAGGAACTCGTATCCGAGCGGCCCATCGAGGCGTTCGACACCGTGTGGATCGAGGAGATGACGTGGATGGAGGTCCGGGACGCGATGGCGGCCGGGAAGACCACCGCGATCATCACGACCGGCGGCATCGAGCAGAACGGACCGTACCTCGCCACCGGCAAGCACAACTACGTGCTGCAGGGCGCCTGCGAGGGCGTGGCCCGCGAACTCGGGAACGCGCTCTGTGCGCCGGTCGTCAAGCTCGTCCCCGAGGGCGACATCGACGAGCCGTCCGGGCACATGCGGTATCCGGGGACGATCAGCCTCCGGCAGGAGACGTTCGAGGCCGTGCTCGATGACGTGGCGTCGAGCCTCAAGGCGCACGGCTTCGAGCACATCATCCTGTTCGGCGACAGCGGCGGGAACCAGTCGGGCATGGAAGCGGTCGCCGCCCGCCTGAACGAGCGCTGGTACGACGCGCAGGCGCACTTCATCCCGGAGTTCTACCGCTACCGCGACGTCCACGAGTGGATGAACACCGAACTCGGCATCTTCGAGACGGACCCCGAGGGGATCCACGACGACTTCGTCATCACCGCGATCATGATGACCGAGGACCCGACGACGGTGCGCTACGACGAGCGCGTGGCGGCGGGACGGGCCAGCATCAACGGCGTCTCCATCGCCCCCAAGGAGGAGGCGATCGCCACCGGGCGGAAGCTGCTCCAATTCCGGGTGGATGCGACGGTGAAGGCGATCCGGGCCTCGATCGAGGCGAGCATGGCGGACGCGGGACGGTGA
- the cobT gene encoding nicotinate-nucleotide--dimethylbenzimidazole phosphoribosyltransferase encodes MNTFAASPQSVIARTVVATPRGDPAAVQAHLDALTKPPGSLGRLEKLALQVGVVLGDPPPPLEDAVVFVFAADHGVAVQGVSAYPAEVTAQMCANFSGGGAAINVLTRACGAGVRVVDVGVAADLAGLAGIEHRKVRAGTDDLSAGPAMTASEVEEALALGMEVAGGGAGSTGEARPPDPCLVGVGEMGIGNTTAAAAVTACLAGAAAREVVGRGTGVDEGGLARKRDVVERAVARVACGEDPRDDAVAVLRQVGGLEIAAMSGAMIGAAARGALVLVDGFISSAAALAASRLCPDLSPYLVASHRSTEPGHAVALDALGLVPLLDLDMRLGEGTGCALAIPVVRAAGALLREMATFESAGISGPNEGPSGAGS; translated from the coding sequence GTGAACACCTTTGCCGCATCTCCACAGAGCGTGATCGCGCGCACGGTTGTCGCAACTCCGCGGGGAGATCCCGCGGCGGTCCAGGCGCACCTCGACGCGCTGACCAAGCCGCCGGGCAGCCTCGGACGCCTCGAGAAGCTGGCGCTCCAGGTCGGCGTGGTCCTGGGTGACCCGCCGCCTCCACTGGAGGACGCGGTGGTGTTCGTCTTCGCGGCGGATCACGGGGTCGCCGTGCAGGGCGTGTCGGCGTATCCGGCCGAGGTCACGGCGCAGATGTGCGCGAACTTCTCCGGTGGCGGGGCGGCGATCAACGTGCTCACCCGGGCGTGCGGCGCCGGAGTGCGTGTCGTCGACGTGGGCGTTGCGGCGGACCTTGCCGGGCTGGCGGGAATCGAGCACCGAAAGGTCCGCGCGGGCACGGACGATCTTTCAGCGGGGCCGGCGATGACCGCGAGCGAGGTCGAGGAGGCTCTGGCGTTGGGTATGGAAGTGGCGGGAGGTGGCGCCGGCTCCACTGGAGAGGCGCGTCCCCCCGATCCCTGCCTCGTCGGTGTGGGCGAGATGGGCATCGGGAACACCACCGCGGCGGCTGCCGTAACGGCGTGCCTGGCCGGGGCAGCGGCCCGCGAGGTCGTCGGCCGCGGCACGGGGGTCGACGAGGGCGGGCTGGCCCGCAAGCGCGACGTGGTGGAACGCGCGGTGGCGCGGGTCGCCTGCGGCGAGGATCCCCGGGACGATGCCGTCGCGGTGCTGCGGCAGGTGGGCGGGCTCGAGATCGCGGCCATGTCGGGCGCCATGATCGGTGCGGCGGCGCGGGGCGCCCTTGTGCTCGTGGACGGGTTCATCTCGTCGGCCGCGGCGCTGGCGGCCAGCCGCCTGTGCCCCGATCTGTCGCCGTACCTGGTCGCATCGCACCGCTCCACCGAGCCGGGCCACGCGGTGGCGCTCGATGCGCTCGGCCTCGTGCCCCTTCTCGACCTCGACATGCGGCTCGGCGAGGGGACCGGGTGTGCGCTCGCCATCCCTGTCGTGCGGGCGGCCGGAGCGTTGCTCCGCGAGATGGCGACCTTCGAATCGGCCGGGATCTCGGGGCCGAACGAGGGTCCGTCGGGGGCGGGATCATGA
- a CDS encoding bifunctional adenosylcobinamide kinase/adenosylcobinamide-phosphate guanylyltransferase → MMELMLVTGGVRSGKSRWAQGEALARGGEEVTVIATAEPVDDEMRERIAAHRRDRPAGWHTIEAPARAGEAILAAGTDTVLLDCVTVLTGMAIGRSGADAEAAALDAMAAEIDGILDARAARTGLLIVVTNEVGWSVHPPTALGRWYQDGLGIANQRLAAAADRVVLMVSGLELRLK, encoded by the coding sequence ATGATGGAACTCATGCTCGTGACGGGCGGGGTGCGCTCGGGCAAGAGCCGGTGGGCTCAGGGCGAGGCGCTGGCGCGCGGCGGGGAAGAGGTCACCGTGATCGCGACCGCGGAGCCTGTCGACGACGAGATGCGTGAAAGGATCGCGGCCCACCGCCGCGATCGTCCCGCGGGGTGGCACACCATCGAGGCGCCCGCGCGGGCGGGCGAAGCCATCCTCGCCGCCGGCACGGACACCGTGCTTCTGGATTGCGTGACGGTGCTGACCGGCATGGCGATCGGACGATCGGGAGCCGACGCCGAGGCGGCCGCGTTGGACGCGATGGCCGCGGAGATCGACGGGATCCTCGATGCGCGCGCGGCGCGCACCGGCTTGCTGATCGTCGTGACGAACGAGGTGGGGTGGAGCGTGCACCCGCCCACCGCGCTCGGGCGCTGGTACCAGGACGGGCTGGGCATCGCCAATCAGCGTCTCGCCGCCGCCGCGGACCGTGTCGTGCTCATGGTCTCCGGGCTGGAGCTGCGATTGAAGTGA
- a CDS encoding adenosylcobinamide-GDP ribazoletransferase, with protein sequence MRTSLRGARAAFVFLTRLPLGGFPYSAEEWRWASAWFPLVGLVLGGACAAVWVLVAPLGPWVAAMSVIVVSILLTGAFHEDGLADTADALGGATDREGIFVILKDSRIGAFGALALVTSIAFRLVLLAQLGSAAPASALAAGASPLAAAPAALLLAHGLARVGPVWLMVALPYANAAAAKSGHVARSGVAQAAVATAVGVAVAGAVAAGAIGALGVLAAFAAMALATTLCGLRFRARAGGVTGDFLGATEQVNEIAILVAVLAAQVAQAAA encoded by the coding sequence GTGAGGACGTCGCTCCGGGGGGCGCGCGCCGCCTTCGTCTTCCTGACGCGTCTGCCGCTGGGCGGCTTTCCCTACTCGGCGGAAGAGTGGCGGTGGGCCTCGGCGTGGTTCCCCCTGGTCGGGCTCGTGCTCGGAGGGGCATGCGCGGCCGTGTGGGTCCTGGTGGCGCCGCTCGGGCCGTGGGTGGCGGCGATGAGCGTGATCGTCGTGTCGATCCTGCTGACGGGCGCCTTCCACGAGGACGGATTGGCCGATACGGCCGACGCGCTGGGCGGAGCGACGGATCGCGAGGGGATCTTCGTCATCCTGAAGGACTCGCGGATCGGCGCCTTCGGGGCCCTGGCGCTCGTGACGTCCATCGCGTTCCGGCTGGTGCTGCTCGCGCAGTTGGGGAGTGCGGCACCGGCGTCCGCGCTCGCCGCAGGGGCCTCCCCGCTCGCGGCAGCGCCCGCGGCTTTGCTCCTCGCGCACGGCCTGGCTCGGGTCGGCCCGGTCTGGCTGATGGTCGCCCTCCCCTACGCGAACGCGGCGGCGGCGAAGAGCGGCCACGTCGCGCGGTCCGGGGTGGCACAGGCAGCGGTGGCGACCGCGGTCGGCGTGGCCGTGGCCGGGGCTGTGGCGGCGGGTGCGATCGGCGCGCTCGGCGTCCTCGCCGCATTTGCCGCGATGGCCCTTGCCACCACGCTCTGCGGTTTGCGATTCCGCGCGCGGGCCGGCGGCGTGACCGGCGACTTCCTCGGCGCCACGGAGCAGGTGAACGAGATCGCGATCCTCGTCGCCGTGCTCGCGGCGCAGGTCGCGCAGGCCGCCGCGTGA
- a CDS encoding histidine phosphatase family protein, giving the protein MIRLLAIRHAPVAVEGIVYGQTDVPTTLDGAAAAARIEPVVAEFAPAIIWSSDAVRCREPAALLGERLGVPHRIDERVREMSYGDWEGRAWDALPRTELDEWMAAWQTRSPPGGETVAGFTERVAAWWRDLDAGPHFLMAHAGVVHCLDVVADGLAWGRAIEERLGFLAAKRFTGNS; this is encoded by the coding sequence GTGATCCGGCTTCTTGCCATCCGCCACGCACCCGTCGCCGTCGAGGGAATCGTCTACGGGCAGACGGACGTGCCCACGACCTTGGACGGAGCCGCGGCCGCCGCGCGTATCGAGCCCGTCGTGGCCGAGTTCGCCCCGGCGATCATCTGGTCGTCCGATGCCGTCCGCTGCCGCGAGCCCGCCGCCCTGCTCGGGGAGCGGCTCGGCGTGCCGCACCGCATCGACGAGCGGGTGCGCGAGATGTCCTACGGCGATTGGGAGGGACGGGCCTGGGACGCCCTGCCGCGCACCGAACTCGACGAATGGATGGCCGCCTGGCAGACGCGGTCTCCGCCAGGCGGGGAGACCGTTGCCGGGTTCACCGAGCGGGTGGCCGCGTGGTGGAGAGACCTCGACGCCGGTCCCCATTTCCTGATGGCGCACGCCGGGGTCGTGCACTGCCTCGATGTCGTGGCCGATGGTCTCGCCTGGGGACGGGCCATCGAGGAGCGGCTCGGCTTCCTGGCGGC